One window of the Catenulispora sp. GP43 genome contains the following:
- the casA gene encoding type I-E CRISPR-associated protein Cse1/CasA yields MAVHLRLRGEIAANITLTQTNLGPPPPARRACSVRIVPPTPRRVVANPLLSNVLVGEWISVTWRTDLDIPAELARPRRLGLRELLEHAHLIESIDASSAPALSGLYRILYALAARVSGSEGIAGLDDNGPDKNWARRRDAVLKRGRLDPAAIAAYFNGIPAVRFDLFDADRPFLQDSRLLAQCPKSAGINKLIPGRPAGNNHAWFGGPHSDAAPVPASLVEAFFGLIVALYYGASGRCSTREVAGVSAANTKAGPLRTSLSYHPIGASLFETLIAGIPVPASMTGRELSGDLCPWEYEEYPDPLGTATEVTGIASLLTGRAQHAVLLVANTEQDAVVDAYLTWAWRTASDRSQDPYVIWQTSKEGNQYARRADSGRALWRDVDTLLGNRPSSSAAVLKPAVFDNLPDIPDLRVLALGFDQDGQAKDTQFVDAITPPIINTLKADNVKIAANVGNLHQAGEIAGRRLEYAAKKAWALYTDDKVQECAWSQVAAAYYWPQAEQLFWSRLFSTVPEARHGLGKAFRTLAERAFNHATENSVHSMADAEAVETARLELYGPRVKAGLAKSAQTTEPKEKEEVKVRDYSELAADRSFVEKVIWHCKNTPGARAALRSITGVSSRQTAAAADEIVTAALAPTDPSALTPDRQRAYYTLAAMIAAVPAKVELKPGGPNATHPYGRDLGRCLAAAVVDKKLAEAAARRHMELLTKQDLDGLHLHLPGTVTLIPETVDWVMLLRDLRDWPARGDEIARRWRQGFFHSLLAGQRAAAEAADAEGSNGESSAA; encoded by the coding sequence GTGGCCGTCCACCTCCGCCTGCGCGGAGAAATCGCCGCAAACATCACGCTTACGCAGACCAACCTGGGTCCACCTCCGCCTGCGCGGAGAGCCTGTTCCGTCCGCATAGTACCGCCCACCCCGAGGAGGGTCGTGGCAAACCCCTTACTGTCAAACGTGCTCGTCGGTGAATGGATATCCGTCACCTGGCGTACGGACCTAGACATACCGGCCGAGCTTGCGCGCCCGCGACGCCTGGGCCTGCGCGAGCTCCTCGAGCACGCGCACCTCATCGAGTCGATCGATGCCAGCTCGGCGCCGGCGCTGTCGGGCCTGTACCGCATCTTGTATGCCCTGGCAGCCCGCGTCAGCGGATCGGAGGGCATAGCAGGACTGGACGACAACGGCCCGGACAAGAATTGGGCACGGCGTCGTGATGCCGTTCTCAAACGCGGCCGCCTGGACCCCGCCGCCATCGCGGCGTACTTCAACGGCATACCCGCCGTCCGGTTCGATCTGTTCGATGCCGACCGCCCGTTCCTGCAGGACTCTCGGCTGCTGGCGCAGTGCCCGAAGTCCGCAGGCATCAACAAGCTGATTCCAGGTCGACCGGCCGGCAACAACCACGCCTGGTTCGGCGGGCCTCACTCTGACGCCGCCCCGGTGCCGGCCTCGTTGGTCGAGGCGTTCTTCGGCCTGATCGTCGCTCTGTATTACGGGGCCTCCGGGCGGTGCTCGACCCGCGAGGTCGCCGGGGTGTCCGCGGCCAACACCAAGGCCGGCCCGCTGCGTACCAGCCTGTCCTACCACCCGATCGGGGCCTCGCTGTTTGAGACGCTGATCGCCGGTATTCCGGTGCCGGCGTCGATGACTGGGCGCGAGCTGTCTGGCGACCTGTGCCCGTGGGAGTACGAGGAGTATCCCGATCCGCTGGGCACAGCGACCGAGGTCACCGGGATCGCGTCGCTCCTGACGGGCCGGGCACAGCACGCGGTGCTGCTGGTTGCGAACACCGAGCAGGATGCGGTCGTCGATGCCTATCTGACGTGGGCGTGGCGCACAGCCTCAGACCGGTCGCAGGACCCATATGTAATCTGGCAGACCAGCAAAGAGGGCAACCAGTATGCCCGCCGGGCCGATTCCGGCCGCGCGTTGTGGCGGGATGTCGACACCCTGCTGGGTAACCGGCCCTCCTCCAGCGCGGCGGTGCTCAAGCCGGCGGTATTCGACAACCTCCCGGACATCCCCGATCTTCGGGTGCTGGCGTTGGGGTTCGATCAGGACGGGCAGGCCAAGGACACCCAGTTCGTCGACGCCATCACGCCGCCGATCATCAACACACTCAAGGCCGACAACGTCAAGATCGCCGCGAACGTCGGGAACCTGCATCAGGCCGGGGAGATCGCCGGCCGGCGGCTGGAGTACGCGGCGAAGAAGGCGTGGGCACTGTATACGGACGACAAGGTCCAGGAGTGTGCCTGGTCGCAGGTGGCCGCCGCGTACTACTGGCCACAGGCCGAGCAGCTGTTTTGGTCCCGGTTGTTCTCCACCGTCCCCGAAGCCCGCCACGGGTTGGGCAAAGCGTTTCGGACGCTGGCTGAGCGTGCCTTCAACCACGCCACCGAGAACTCCGTGCACTCCATGGCCGACGCCGAGGCAGTGGAGACCGCCCGGCTGGAGCTGTACGGCCCCCGCGTCAAGGCCGGGCTGGCTAAAAGCGCGCAAACCACCGAACCCAAGGAGAAGGAGGAGGTCAAGGTGAGGGATTATTCGGAGTTGGCTGCGGACCGCAGTTTTGTCGAGAAGGTCATCTGGCACTGCAAGAACACCCCGGGTGCCCGGGCGGCGCTGCGCTCGATCACCGGGGTCTCCTCCCGACAGACCGCCGCCGCAGCCGATGAGATCGTGACCGCCGCGCTGGCGCCGACCGACCCGTCGGCGCTGACGCCGGACCGGCAACGCGCCTACTACACGCTGGCCGCGATGATCGCGGCGGTGCCGGCCAAAGTCGAGCTGAAGCCGGGCGGGCCGAACGCCACACATCCCTACGGTCGGGATCTGGGGCGTTGCCTGGCCGCTGCGGTGGTCGATAAGAAGCTGGCGGAGGCGGCGGCTCGCAGGCACATGGAGCTGTTGACCAAGCAGGACCTGGACGGACTGCATCTGCACCTGCCCGGCACGGTCACGCTCATCCCGGAGACCGTCGACTGGGTGATGCTGCTGCGGGACCTGCGTGACTGGCCTGCCCGCGGGGACGAGATCGCGCGGCGGTGGAGGCAGGGCTTCTTCCACAGCCTGCTGGCCGGTCAACGTGCCGCCGCCGAAGCCGCAGACGCCGAAGGCAGCAACGGCGAATCCTCGGCGGCCTGA
- the cas7e gene encoding type I-E CRISPR-associated protein Cas7/Cse4/CasC, whose protein sequence is MSTSAPARFLDLHILQSVPYSNLNRDDTNSVKKLRYGGVTRTRVSSQCWKRSIRLQLEAAQGDAAMRTRRLADELRRFLTEERGWAEDLATRAGIYTVVASSIGAEPPKKKSKDKDAEETNLEQPDVPWGTKAMVYIPASAVAELAEIAEKHQDALAAAADLKPGIADKDAVKAATAVLPREDIDRVLRSRNGVINLTGRMLAELDGAAVDGAVQVAHAMTTHATGVEIDYFSAVDDITEAWGGTGSAHMGRGEYSAGTFYRYLTVDLNELIKNCGDLAAARNLTAAFVEAAITAMPHAKKNSTAPNTIPDLVAVAVRADRPVSYASAFEAAVPADAVSGFAAPSITALTTYAAAVDKLMGASRSPLLRAYASITDAEGQGLGERLDSIDDLAEQAVAAAFAGRDKA, encoded by the coding sequence ATGAGCACGTCTGCCCCCGCCCGATTCCTCGACCTGCACATCCTGCAGTCGGTCCCGTACTCCAACCTCAACCGCGACGACACCAACTCCGTCAAGAAGCTGCGATATGGGGGCGTGACCCGCACGCGGGTGTCCAGCCAGTGCTGGAAGCGGTCCATCCGGCTGCAGCTGGAGGCGGCGCAGGGGGATGCGGCCATGCGGACCCGGCGGCTGGCCGACGAGCTGCGCCGGTTCCTGACCGAGGAGCGGGGTTGGGCCGAGGATCTGGCCACCCGGGCCGGCATCTACACCGTGGTCGCCAGCAGCATCGGCGCCGAGCCGCCGAAGAAGAAGAGCAAGGACAAGGACGCCGAGGAGACCAACCTCGAACAGCCGGACGTGCCGTGGGGGACCAAGGCCATGGTCTACATCCCGGCATCCGCAGTCGCGGAGCTGGCCGAGATCGCCGAGAAGCACCAGGACGCGCTGGCCGCCGCAGCCGACCTGAAGCCCGGCATCGCCGACAAGGACGCGGTCAAGGCCGCCACCGCGGTCCTGCCGCGTGAGGACATCGACCGGGTACTGCGCTCGCGCAACGGCGTCATCAACCTGACCGGCCGGATGCTGGCCGAACTGGACGGCGCCGCCGTGGACGGCGCGGTCCAGGTCGCCCACGCCATGACCACCCACGCCACCGGCGTGGAGATCGACTACTTCTCTGCGGTCGACGACATCACCGAAGCCTGGGGAGGTACCGGCAGCGCGCACATGGGCCGCGGCGAATACAGCGCCGGCACCTTCTACCGCTACCTGACCGTCGACCTGAACGAGCTCATCAAAAACTGCGGCGACTTGGCCGCGGCCCGGAACCTGACCGCGGCGTTCGTCGAAGCGGCGATCACCGCGATGCCCCACGCCAAGAAGAACTCCACCGCCCCCAACACCATCCCGGACCTGGTCGCCGTCGCGGTGCGTGCCGACCGACCGGTGTCCTACGCCTCGGCGTTCGAGGCGGCCGTGCCGGCCGACGCAGTCTCGGGGTTCGCCGCACCCTCCATCACCGCGCTGACCACGTACGCCGCAGCCGTGGACAAGTTGATGGGCGCCTCCCGCAGCCCCCTGCTTCGTGCCTACGCCTCGATCACCGACGCCGAAGGCCAGGGCCTGGGGGAGCGGCTGGACTCCATCGACGATCTGGCCGAGCAGGCCGTCGCTGCCGCGTTCGCTGGCCGGGACAAGGCGTGA
- the cas5e gene encoding type I-E CRISPR-associated protein Cas5/CasD — protein MSTPESPTARPGLLVHLSAPMQSWGQRSRFGERDTAAVPTRSGLIGLIAAADGRPRDADLTDLRTLRFLIRVDRPGSLLRDFHTVGGGRPNHQTVATAEGKRRPGDTATLVTTRYYLQDAAFTVAVTTAPDPANSTDGTGLLAKVATALAEPTWPPFLGRRSCPPEATLLLGHHDNAWAALMQLPLHRALDKWNPVVDITYSADQPLDDLPVPEGCTPVGEQTTGSITDDPLSFAETSRAHTRRTSYQRVIKTPHTVTASAGIGTDYLDALTKHLNPEEAATGASR, from the coding sequence GTGAGCACCCCCGAGTCGCCGACGGCGCGACCAGGGCTGCTGGTGCACTTGAGCGCTCCCATGCAGTCCTGGGGCCAACGGTCCCGGTTCGGGGAACGCGACACGGCCGCCGTCCCGACCCGCTCCGGGCTCATCGGGCTGATCGCCGCCGCCGACGGCCGGCCACGCGACGCCGACCTCACCGACCTGCGGACCCTGCGATTCCTGATCCGCGTCGACCGGCCCGGCAGCCTGCTGCGCGACTTCCACACCGTCGGCGGCGGACGCCCCAACCACCAGACCGTGGCCACCGCCGAAGGCAAACGACGCCCCGGCGACACCGCCACGCTGGTGACCACCCGCTACTACCTGCAGGACGCGGCATTCACCGTGGCCGTCACCACCGCCCCCGACCCCGCAAACAGCACCGACGGAACCGGCCTGCTGGCCAAGGTCGCGACAGCGCTGGCCGAGCCCACATGGCCACCGTTCCTGGGCCGCCGCTCATGCCCCCCAGAGGCAACACTGCTGCTCGGCCACCACGACAACGCCTGGGCAGCGCTGATGCAATTGCCCTTGCACCGCGCGCTCGACAAGTGGAACCCGGTCGTGGACATCACCTACAGCGCAGACCAGCCCCTGGACGATCTGCCCGTGCCCGAGGGCTGCACACCGGTCGGTGAGCAAACCACCGGCAGCATCACCGACGACCCGCTCAGCTTCGCCGAAACCAGCCGCGCCCACACCCGACGCACCAGCTACCAGCGCGTCATCAAAACCCCCCACACGGTCACCGCGTCAGCCGGCATCGGCACCGACTACCTGGACGCCCTCACCAAACACCTGAACCCCGAAGAAGCCGCCACCGGAGCGTCGCGATGA
- the cas6e gene encoding type I-E CRISPR-associated protein Cas6/Cse3/CasE: MTVWLTRITLNPRVPQARRDLQDVAQMHRTIMSLFPDALGDTARHAAGALFRTEDTDDGTTVLIQSQIQPDPTALPDGYGTAVTRSLDPLLDALRPGLPVRYRIIANATRKLGTHTQAGRPHQIVPLGGPEADQWWQRQAEQAGLQLRTTTATALTSATGVRKGNKPAKPQPQRHARTQFDGTATITDAEALRQRLQDGIGRGKSYGCGMLTLAPAR, encoded by the coding sequence ATGACCGTATGGCTGACCCGCATCACCTTGAACCCCCGCGTCCCGCAGGCCCGCCGCGACCTGCAGGACGTGGCCCAGATGCACCGCACCATCATGAGCCTGTTCCCCGACGCCCTGGGCGACACCGCCCGCCACGCCGCCGGCGCGCTGTTCCGCACCGAAGACACCGACGACGGCACCACCGTGCTCATCCAAAGCCAGATCCAACCCGACCCCACTGCCCTGCCCGACGGCTACGGCACCGCCGTCACCCGCTCACTGGACCCGCTACTGGACGCCCTCCGCCCCGGCCTGCCGGTGCGATACCGCATCATCGCCAACGCCACCCGCAAACTCGGCACCCACACCCAAGCCGGCCGACCCCACCAGATCGTCCCCCTCGGCGGACCCGAAGCCGACCAATGGTGGCAACGACAAGCCGAACAAGCCGGACTCCAACTACGCACCACCACAGCGACCGCGCTCACCTCGGCCACCGGCGTTCGCAAGGGCAACAAACCAGCCAAGCCCCAGCCGCAACGCCACGCCCGCACCCAATTCGACGGCACCGCCACCATCACCGACGCCGAGGCGCTGCGGCAACGCCTGCAAGACGGCATCGGGCGCGGCAAATCCTACGGCTGCGGAATGCTGACCCTGGCCCCGGCCCGATGA